A single window of Collinsella aerofaciens DNA harbors:
- a CDS encoding hemolysin III family protein: MSDSSDSSKPRPKTAAVPHYTVGEEIMNSVTHGVGCLLGIAGLVLLIVFAALRGGGPAHMAAAIVYGASIILEYLASTLYHAIQPAGAKRVFRIIDHSCIYLLIAGSYTPFCLITLANDGGAVLFFAVWAIAIIGIALECFMRERQPHWVSGLVYLLMGWLVVFKLPELVALLNPVALALLAVGGVCYTAGVPFYIAKNVRYLHSVFHLCVLAGSIFQFMAVILFVI, encoded by the coding sequence ATGTCCGATTCGAGCGACAGTTCTAAGCCGCGACCCAAGACCGCGGCCGTTCCACATTACACGGTGGGCGAGGAGATCATGAACTCCGTCACCCACGGTGTCGGCTGCCTGCTGGGCATCGCGGGCCTGGTGCTCCTGATCGTATTCGCCGCCCTGCGCGGCGGGGGCCCGGCCCACATGGCCGCGGCAATTGTCTATGGCGCCAGCATTATCCTCGAATACCTAGCCTCTACGCTCTACCATGCGATTCAGCCCGCGGGCGCTAAACGCGTGTTCCGCATTATCGACCACAGCTGCATCTACCTGCTCATAGCCGGCAGCTATACGCCGTTTTGCCTCATCACGCTCGCAAACGACGGCGGCGCTGTGCTGTTCTTTGCCGTGTGGGCCATCGCCATCATCGGCATCGCCCTCGAGTGTTTTATGCGTGAGCGTCAACCGCACTGGGTAAGCGGCCTGGTCTACCTGCTGATGGGCTGGCTCGTCGTTTTTAAGCTGCCCGAGCTCGTGGCGCTGCTCAACCCCGTGGCACTTGCCCTGCTCGCCGTCGGCGGCGTGTGCTACACCGCGGGCGTGCCGTTCTATATCGCCAAAAACGTGCGCTATCTGCACAGCGTGTTTCACCTGTGTGTGCTCGCCGGCAGCATCTTCCAGTTCATGGCGGTGATCCTCTTCGTAATCTAG
- a CDS encoding DUF362 domain-containing protein, which yields MTATAPAAPAKVYFTNLRTHARESQLDKLKRLIRHAGIEQIDFENKFVAIKIHFGELGNLSFLRPNYARAVADVVKELGGKPFLTDCNTLYVGSRKNALEHIDTAYQNGFTPYATGCQIIIADGLKGTDEALVPVEGGEYVHEAKIGQALMDADIVISLTHFKGHEQAGFGGAMKNLGMGGGSRAGKMEQHAAGKPSVDTANCVGCRACERICAHNAISFDGTRERELANGSTRTVHVAAIDHDRCVGCGRCIAACNQDCIKPDYDAAADVLNHKIAEYTKAVVDGRPSFHISLAMDISPNCDCHPENDTPIVNDIGMFASFDPVAIDQACADAVMASEPLPNTELTDSAAKMEHNHERLEGEQAKDPFCITHPDTDWRACIAHAEKIGLGTSKYELFEVK from the coding sequence ATGACCGCAACTGCACCCGCAGCACCCGCCAAGGTGTACTTCACCAACTTGCGCACGCATGCTCGCGAGAGCCAGCTCGACAAGCTCAAGCGCCTCATCCGTCACGCCGGTATTGAACAGATTGACTTTGAGAACAAGTTCGTTGCTATCAAGATTCACTTTGGCGAGCTGGGCAATCTGAGCTTTTTGCGCCCCAACTACGCCCGCGCCGTCGCGGATGTCGTGAAGGAACTGGGCGGCAAGCCCTTCCTCACCGACTGCAACACGCTCTACGTCGGTAGCCGCAAAAACGCGCTCGAGCACATCGACACCGCCTACCAGAACGGCTTTACCCCGTATGCCACGGGTTGCCAGATCATCATCGCCGATGGCCTCAAGGGCACCGACGAGGCGCTCGTCCCGGTCGAGGGCGGCGAGTACGTGCATGAGGCCAAGATCGGTCAGGCGCTCATGGATGCCGATATCGTGATCAGCCTCACCCATTTTAAGGGTCATGAGCAGGCCGGTTTTGGCGGCGCCATGAAGAACCTGGGCATGGGAGGCGGCAGCCGCGCCGGCAAGATGGAACAGCACGCTGCTGGCAAGCCGAGCGTCGATACCGCCAACTGCGTTGGCTGCCGTGCCTGCGAGAGGATCTGCGCGCACAACGCCATCTCGTTTGACGGCACGCGCGAGCGCGAGCTTGCCAACGGTAGCACTCGCACGGTACACGTGGCCGCCATCGACCACGATCGCTGTGTGGGGTGTGGGCGCTGCATTGCGGCGTGCAACCAGGACTGCATCAAGCCCGACTATGACGCCGCGGCCGATGTGCTCAACCACAAGATCGCCGAGTACACCAAGGCCGTCGTTGACGGCCGCCCGAGCTTCCACATCTCGCTTGCTATGGATATCAGCCCCAACTGCGACTGCCATCCCGAAAACGATACGCCTATCGTCAACGACATCGGCATGTTCGCGAGCTTCGACCCGGTCGCCATCGACCAGGCCTGCGCCGATGCCGTCATGGCGTCCGAGCCGCTGCCCAACACCGAGCTTACCGACAGCGCGGCCAAGATGGAGCATAATCATGAGCGTCTGGAGGGCGAGCAGGCCAAGGATCCCTTCTGCATCACGCATCCCGACACCGATTGGCGCGCGTGCATCGCGCATGCCGAGAAGATCGGCCTGGGCACGAGCAAGTACGAGCTCTTCGAGGTTAAATAG
- a CDS encoding alpha/beta hydrolase: MAQNARSHRKLKIAGIVALVVVVALLGFAGNFLFDFALNPQAPYTMKMMQDSKNDKEGEQPDAEETEARAWFKENRESSSLTADDGTELAAWYFAASENTHDYAVCLHGYTNEPIGMARYAKRFHDRGMNVLAPAARAHERSGGDYIGMGWPERLDIVAWIEQIVQADPKARILVFGESMGAATAMNVAGESLPANVKCIIEDCGYTSVWDEFSLQLKDVFGLPSFPLLDVANLVCNVHAGYDFHKASSVEQLKHATVPMLFIHGDQDTFVPYSMLDQNYDACASKVKQKLTIHGATHAKSAQVDPELYWNTVNNFLDEYF, encoded by the coding sequence ATGGCTCAAAACGCACGTTCCCATCGAAAGCTCAAGATAGCCGGCATCGTTGCACTGGTGGTTGTCGTTGCGCTGCTCGGATTTGCCGGCAACTTTCTGTTTGACTTCGCGCTGAATCCCCAAGCGCCCTACACCATGAAGATGATGCAGGATAGCAAGAACGACAAAGAAGGCGAGCAGCCGGATGCCGAGGAAACCGAGGCGCGGGCGTGGTTTAAAGAGAATCGCGAGAGCAGCAGCCTCACCGCAGATGACGGAACCGAACTTGCCGCTTGGTATTTTGCCGCCTCGGAGAACACCCACGATTACGCCGTCTGCCTGCATGGATATACCAACGAGCCCATCGGCATGGCCCGATACGCCAAGCGCTTCCACGACCGCGGCATGAACGTGCTTGCGCCTGCCGCCCGCGCCCACGAGCGCTCCGGCGGCGACTATATCGGCATGGGCTGGCCCGAGCGCCTCGATATCGTCGCATGGATCGAGCAAATCGTTCAGGCTGACCCCAAGGCGCGCATCCTGGTCTTTGGCGAATCCATGGGCGCGGCGACCGCCATGAACGTCGCGGGGGAATCTCTGCCCGCAAACGTGAAATGTATTATCGAGGACTGTGGTTATACGAGTGTTTGGGACGAGTTTTCTCTGCAGCTCAAGGACGTGTTCGGCCTGCCCAGCTTTCCCTTGCTCGATGTAGCAAACTTGGTGTGCAACGTGCACGCGGGCTACGACTTTCATAAGGCGAGCAGTGTGGAGCAACTCAAACACGCGACGGTTCCCATGCTGTTTATCCACGGCGACCAGGACACCTTTGTGCCGTACAGTATGCTCGACCAAAACTACGACGCGTGCGCCAGCAAGGTCAAGCAAAAGCTCACCATCCATGGCGCCACCCACGCCAAGAGTGCGCAAGTTGACCCCGAGCTCTACTGGAACACGGTCAACAACTTCCTCGACGAGTATTTTTAG
- a CDS encoding FtsX-like permease family protein, with protein MTPLAKRLPRELRRNIGKYLGIFLLMCGSTALTSGFLLAAHSIGCLIDDMRDAYAIEDGRVTTSFEATDDQLKAAEDAAGDVGGVTLYKNFSIDAIIKKVSGDDGTKRTLRTYAHRTKVDIASYCEGKEPKTDDEVAIDRVFATNNGLAVGDKVELEGRTYTICGIMTQPDSQALFLNNSDFTVNTITYGVAEVTDAGFAALEDAGGAPAYTYSFTFADRDLPTADRIDAEQDMVEALTDADARVDDLIDADSNQGIGYARDDVDGDSMMWMTLLDIIIVIMAFVFVVLTDATIEEESAIIGTLLASGYRRREIVLHYLALPAIVGVVAVLLGTALGVVFFTEPMRSLDYGSYSLPPFQVYWSWEIFVKCAVVPAAALILITLVGLLRKMGKTPLQFLRHEASGKSGTKRGLQLPERMGFVSRFRLRIFLRNLGNFATLFVGIAFASLLLLFGLAILPTMTHYADNLETSLVAEHQYTLKAPLELEGTAEEREQWSALECLQSVDGALLSAAQDADDELDDAADAAQAAADAATASPSAESLAAAQDALAKVQDKKDALYARLDDLADALGCDHDEAIDLIDKASKIDTDNDDIHPVNTTDNGAGAIAQAEKYAVYQLQYDRGDGNGEETISIYGISPDSRYWKGLDVSVGRVVFGGGLLDKFGWSEGQKVKLRDKYEGENYSFEYVGKDCVWGSKSDMNVYMSIEDFNELFDNDAAYFNGYVSNEKLDLDARYFAGDTTPDDMRAVGDQFIGMMSKMIGMMVGLAVFIFLLFMYLLTKAVIDHSARSISYMKVFGYRDSEISHLYIRSITLCVAASLVLSLPVIIGSLTAIFRSMLLAYNGNIEIYVPAWSMAACAGIGFATYLVVALLHTRSIKRVSLAEALKVQE; from the coding sequence ATGACACCTCTCGCAAAACGTCTCCCGCGCGAGCTGCGCCGCAATATCGGCAAATACCTGGGCATCTTTTTGCTTATGTGCGGAAGCACCGCTCTCACCTCGGGATTTTTGCTCGCAGCGCATTCCATCGGCTGCCTTATCGATGACATGCGCGATGCGTACGCGATTGAGGACGGCCGCGTGACCACCTCCTTCGAGGCTACCGACGATCAACTCAAGGCCGCCGAGGATGCAGCCGGCGACGTCGGCGGCGTCACGCTCTACAAGAATTTCTCCATCGACGCCATCATCAAAAAGGTGTCCGGCGACGACGGCACCAAGCGCACGCTGCGCACCTATGCGCACCGCACCAAGGTCGATATCGCGTCCTACTGTGAGGGCAAGGAGCCCAAAACGGACGATGAGGTGGCAATCGACCGTGTCTTTGCCACCAACAACGGCCTCGCCGTGGGCGATAAGGTCGAGCTCGAGGGCCGCACCTACACCATCTGCGGCATCATGACCCAGCCCGATAGCCAGGCGCTGTTCCTCAACAATTCGGACTTTACGGTGAACACCATCACGTACGGCGTGGCCGAGGTCACCGATGCCGGCTTTGCCGCGCTCGAGGATGCCGGCGGCGCGCCCGCCTACACCTACTCCTTTACCTTTGCCGATCGCGACCTCCCCACCGCGGATCGCATCGATGCGGAGCAGGATATGGTCGAGGCGCTGACCGACGCCGATGCGCGCGTGGATGACCTCATCGACGCCGATTCCAACCAGGGCATTGGCTATGCGCGCGACGACGTAGACGGCGACTCCATGATGTGGATGACGCTGCTCGACATCATCATCGTGATCATGGCGTTCGTCTTTGTGGTCCTTACCGACGCCACCATCGAGGAGGAGAGCGCCATCATCGGCACGCTGCTCGCCAGCGGCTATCGTCGACGCGAGATCGTGCTGCACTACCTTGCGCTTCCCGCCATCGTGGGCGTGGTCGCGGTGCTTTTGGGCACTGCGCTCGGCGTCGTGTTCTTTACCGAGCCCATGCGCAGCCTCGATTACGGCTCGTACAGCCTGCCGCCCTTCCAGGTGTACTGGAGCTGGGAGATCTTTGTGAAGTGCGCCGTGGTTCCCGCCGCTGCGCTCATCCTCATCACGCTGGTGGGTCTGCTTCGCAAGATGGGCAAGACGCCGTTGCAGTTTCTTCGCCACGAGGCGAGCGGCAAGTCTGGCACCAAGCGCGGCCTGCAGCTGCCGGAGCGCATGGGCTTTGTCTCGCGCTTCCGCCTGCGTATCTTCCTGCGCAACCTGGGCAACTTCGCCACGCTCTTCGTGGGCATTGCGTTTGCCTCGCTGCTGCTGCTCTTTGGCCTGGCGATTCTGCCCACGATGACGCACTACGCGGACAACCTCGAGACGAGCCTGGTCGCCGAGCACCAGTACACGCTCAAGGCTCCGCTGGAGCTCGAGGGCACTGCCGAGGAGCGCGAGCAGTGGTCGGCACTCGAGTGCTTGCAGTCGGTTGACGGCGCGCTGCTTTCTGCCGCCCAAGATGCCGATGACGAGCTCGACGACGCGGCCGATGCGGCGCAGGCGGCAGCCGATGCCGCGACCGCATCCCCGTCTGCCGAGAGCCTGGCTGCGGCGCAGGACGCGCTCGCCAAGGTCCAGGACAAGAAGGATGCGCTTTATGCGCGCCTCGATGACCTTGCCGATGCTCTCGGCTGCGACCACGATGAGGCTATCGACCTGATCGACAAGGCCTCTAAGATCGACACTGACAACGACGATATCCACCCGGTCAATACGACCGATAACGGCGCGGGCGCAATCGCACAGGCCGAGAAATACGCCGTCTACCAGCTGCAATACGACCGCGGCGACGGAAATGGCGAGGAGACGATTTCCATCTACGGCATCTCGCCCGATTCGCGCTACTGGAAAGGACTGGACGTCAGCGTCGGACGCGTCGTCTTTGGCGGTGGCTTGCTCGACAAGTTTGGCTGGAGCGAGGGTCAGAAGGTTAAGCTTCGCGACAAGTACGAGGGCGAGAATTATTCCTTTGAGTACGTGGGCAAGGACTGCGTTTGGGGCTCTAAGTCGGATATGAATGTCTATATGAGCATCGAAGACTTTAACGAGCTGTTTGACAACGATGCGGCCTACTTTAACGGCTACGTGAGCAACGAGAAGCTCGACCTCGACGCGCGCTACTTTGCCGGCGATACCACGCCCGACGACATGCGCGCCGTGGGCGACCAGTTCATCGGCATGATGAGCAAAATGATCGGCATGATGGTTGGGCTTGCGGTGTTCATCTTCTTGCTGTTTATGTACCTGCTGACCAAGGCTGTGATCGACCACAGCGCCCGTTCGATCAGCTACATGAAAGTCTTTGGCTATCGCGATAGCGAGATTTCGCATCTGTACATCCGCTCGATCACGTTGTGCGTGGCAGCGTCACTCGTGCTGAGCCTGCCGGTCATTATTGGCTCGCTAACGGCCATCTTCCGCTCGATGCTGCTCGCCTATAACGGCAATATCGAGATCTACGTGCCCGCTTGGTCCATGGCGGCGTGCGCAGGAATCGGCTTTGCGACCTACCTGGTCGTGGCGCTGCTGCACACGCGCTCCATCAAGCGCGTCAGTCTGGCCGAAGCCCTCAAAGTCCAAGAGTAG
- a CDS encoding hemolysin family protein, which produces MDITISLITTLVLTLINGYFSMSEMALTTAKRAVLEHEAEEGDKRAERAIKLAADSDQLLATIQVAITLVGFASSAVASTSLSDPLATWLTSFGIAPLSAIARGLAPVIITVAVAFVSIVIGELVPKRIGLANAEGVSKQVVGPLSFFQKIARPLVWLTGACSDGLARILRIKSADDRQNVSEEEIKYMVSEQDDLLDEEKRMIHEIFDLGDTVAREVMVPRVDTTMCEDDETVADVLSTMRQTGFSRIPVYHEDPDNVAGIAHIKDLIQPSLDGKGDQPIADFLRDATFVPDTKDILPLLSEMQTSHDQIVVVVDEYGGTAGIITIEDIVEEIVGEIEDEFDPDNKYLTRLSRREWLVDGRFSCDDAIELGWPLEESDDYETIAGWILELCDSVPDIGEVFEVAGYKFKVQSMRGQRISLIRVIAPAETDKKDSEPSADKPTVSGAGSADPHDGDE; this is translated from the coding sequence ATGGACATAACCATCTCCCTTATCACCACCCTCGTTTTGACCCTCATCAACGGCTACTTCTCCATGTCCGAGATGGCGCTCACCACGGCTAAGCGCGCCGTGCTGGAGCACGAGGCCGAGGAGGGCGACAAGCGCGCCGAGCGCGCCATTAAGCTGGCCGCCGATTCCGACCAGCTGCTCGCCACCATCCAGGTCGCCATCACGCTCGTGGGCTTTGCCTCGTCTGCCGTCGCCTCGACGAGCCTGTCCGACCCGCTTGCCACGTGGCTCACGAGCTTTGGCATCGCGCCGCTCTCTGCCATCGCGCGCGGCCTGGCGCCGGTCATCATCACCGTTGCGGTCGCCTTCGTGTCCATCGTGATTGGCGAGCTTGTGCCCAAGCGCATCGGTCTGGCCAACGCCGAGGGCGTGTCCAAGCAGGTCGTGGGACCGTTGTCGTTTTTCCAAAAGATCGCCCGTCCGCTCGTGTGGCTGACCGGCGCTTGCTCCGATGGTCTGGCCCGCATCCTGCGCATCAAGAGCGCCGACGACCGCCAGAATGTCTCGGAGGAAGAGATTAAGTACATGGTCTCGGAGCAGGACGACCTGCTCGACGAGGAAAAGCGCATGATCCACGAGATCTTCGACCTGGGCGACACCGTTGCCCGCGAGGTCATGGTGCCGCGCGTGGACACTACCATGTGCGAGGACGACGAGACGGTCGCCGACGTGCTGTCCACCATGCGCCAGACCGGCTTTAGCCGCATCCCCGTCTATCACGAGGATCCCGACAACGTCGCCGGCATCGCGCACATCAAGGACCTGATCCAGCCTTCGCTCGACGGCAAGGGCGACCAGCCCATCGCCGACTTTTTGCGCGACGCCACCTTTGTGCCCGACACCAAGGACATCCTGCCGTTGCTGTCCGAGATGCAGACCTCGCACGACCAGATCGTAGTGGTCGTGGACGAGTACGGTGGCACGGCCGGCATCATCACCATCGAGGACATCGTCGAGGAGATCGTGGGCGAGATCGAGGACGAGTTCGACCCCGACAATAAGTACCTCACGCGCCTTTCGCGCCGCGAGTGGCTCGTCGATGGGCGTTTTTCGTGCGATGACGCGATTGAGCTTGGTTGGCCGCTCGAGGAAAGCGATGATTATGAGACCATCGCCGGCTGGATTTTGGAGCTTTGCGACTCGGTACCCGACATCGGAGAGGTGTTTGAGGTCGCGGGGTACAAGTTTAAGGTGCAGTCGATGCGTGGCCAGCGCATCTCGCTCATTCGCGTGATCGCTCCGGCCGAAACCGATAAGAAGGATTCCGAGCCCTCGGCAGATAAGCCGACGGTGTCGGGTGCGGGCTCTGCGGACCCGCACGACGGCGACGAGTAG
- a CDS encoding ABC transporter ATP-binding protein, with the protein MATQEAYVQVKDLKKHYGDGDARLTVLDGIDTSINRGEICVMLGPSGSGKSTFLNLIGGLEDADGGSIMVDGCDLTVLKPTDLGEYRRRELGFVFQFYNLVPDLTIKENIEVTAHLSKNPLNVDDLLRSLGLYEHRNKFPRQVSGGQQQRCAIGRALVKNPGLLLCDEPTGALDYKTSKEILQLMEDVNRTYGCTIIIVTHNAAIAHMANRVLRLRDGHIVEDELNESPVAAAELDW; encoded by the coding sequence ATGGCAACGCAGGAAGCCTATGTCCAGGTTAAGGATCTCAAAAAGCATTACGGCGACGGTGATGCGCGCCTGACGGTGCTCGACGGCATCGACACGTCCATCAACCGCGGAGAGATCTGCGTCATGCTGGGGCCTTCGGGTTCGGGCAAGTCGACGTTTCTTAACCTGATCGGCGGCCTGGAGGATGCCGACGGCGGCTCCATCATGGTGGACGGCTGCGACCTCACGGTGCTCAAGCCTACCGACCTGGGCGAGTATCGCCGCCGTGAGCTGGGTTTTGTCTTCCAGTTCTACAACCTGGTGCCCGATCTCACCATCAAGGAGAACATCGAGGTCACGGCGCACCTGTCCAAAAACCCGCTCAATGTCGACGACCTGCTGCGTTCGCTGGGCCTCTACGAGCACCGCAACAAGTTCCCGCGCCAGGTCTCGGGCGGCCAGCAGCAGCGCTGTGCCATCGGCCGTGCGCTCGTCAAAAACCCGGGCCTGCTGCTGTGCGACGAGCCCACCGGCGCGCTTGACTACAAGACGTCCAAGGAAATCCTGCAGCTCATGGAGGATGTCAACCGCACCTACGGCTGCACCATCATCATTGTCACCCACAATGCCGCCATCGCGCACATGGCCAATCGCGTGCTGCGCCTGCGCGACGGGCACATCGTCGAGGATGAGCTCAACGAGTCGCCCGTTGCGGCCGCCGAGCTCGATTGGTAG